The proteins below come from a single Miscanthus floridulus cultivar M001 chromosome 1, ASM1932011v1, whole genome shotgun sequence genomic window:
- the LOC136496777 gene encoding peroxidase 2-like isoform X1, translated as MAAASVSVQAIVLLAVAAVASAQLSATFYDSSCPRALGTIRSAVTAAVSRDPRMGASLLRLHFHDCFVQQGCDASVLLADTANFTGEQSSFPNRGSLRGFDVVDSIKAQVEAVCPRTVSCADILAVAARDSVLTLGGPPYTVLLGRRDSTTASLSQANSDLPPPGSSLDSLISGFARKGLTTTDMVALSGAHTVGQAQCANFRSRLYGESNLNQSDAAALRANCPQSGGNGNLAPMDLETPNTFDGAFFRGLLSQRGVLHSDQQLFSGGSTDALVQSYASNAAQFRNDFAAAMVRMGSVGVLTGSQGQIRLSCSSVN; from the exons ATGGCTGCTGCTTCAGTTTCCGTTCAGGCGATCGTCCTCCTGGCCGTGGCCGCTGTGGCGTCGGCGCAGCTGTCGGCGACGTTCTACGACTCGTCGTGCCCGAGGGCGCTGGGCACCATCAGGAGCGCCGTGACGGCAGCGGTCAGCAGGGACCCCCGGATGGGGGCCTCCCTGCTCAGGCTTcacttccacgactgcttcgtccAG CAGGGATGCGATGCGTCGGTGCTGCTGGCCGACACGGCCAACTTCACAGGGGAGCAGAGCTCGTTCCCCAACCGGGGCTCGCTCAGGGGCTTCGACGTCGTCGACAGCATCAAGGCGCAGGTCGAGGCCGTCTGCCCGCGGACCGTCTCCTGCGCCGAcatcctcgccgtcgccgcgcgCGACTCCGTCCTAACC TTAGGAGGGCCGCCGTACACGGTGCTGTTGGGGAGGAGGGACTCCACCACGGCCAGCCTCTCGCAGGCCAACAGCGACCTCCCTCCTCCGGGCTCCAGCCTCGACAGCCTCATCAGCGGCTTCGCCAGGAAGGGGCTCACCACCACGGACATGGTCGCGCTCTCAG GAGCTCACACGGTCGGGCAGGCGCAGTGCGCCAACTTCCGGAGCCGGCTCTACGGCGAGTCCAACCTCAACCAGTCCGACGCGGCGGCGCTCCGGGCCAACTGCCCGCAGTCAGGCGGCAACGGCAACCTTGCGCCCATGGACCTGGAGACGCCCAACACGTTCGACGGCGCCTTCTTCCGCGGCCTGCTCTCGCAGCGCGGGGTGCTGCACTCCGACCAGCAGCTCTTCAGCGGCGGCTCCACCGACGCGCTGGTCCAGAGCTACGCGTCCAACGCGGCGCAGTTCAGAAATGACTTCGCCGCGGCCATGGTGCGCATGGGCAGCGTCGGCGTGCTCACCGGCTCGCAGGGCCAGATCAGGCTCAGTTGCTCCAGCGTGAACTGA
- the LOC136496777 gene encoding peroxidase 2-like isoform X2, whose protein sequence is MAAASVSVQAIVLLAVAAVASAQLSATFYDSSCPRALGTIRSAVTAAVSRDPRMGASLLRLHFHDCFVQGCDASVLLADTANFTGEQSSFPNRGSLRGFDVVDSIKAQVEAVCPRTVSCADILAVAARDSVLTLGGPPYTVLLGRRDSTTASLSQANSDLPPPGSSLDSLISGFARKGLTTTDMVALSGAHTVGQAQCANFRSRLYGESNLNQSDAAALRANCPQSGGNGNLAPMDLETPNTFDGAFFRGLLSQRGVLHSDQQLFSGGSTDALVQSYASNAAQFRNDFAAAMVRMGSVGVLTGSQGQIRLSCSSVN, encoded by the exons ATGGCTGCTGCTTCAGTTTCCGTTCAGGCGATCGTCCTCCTGGCCGTGGCCGCTGTGGCGTCGGCGCAGCTGTCGGCGACGTTCTACGACTCGTCGTGCCCGAGGGCGCTGGGCACCATCAGGAGCGCCGTGACGGCAGCGGTCAGCAGGGACCCCCGGATGGGGGCCTCCCTGCTCAGGCTTcacttccacgactgcttcgtccAG GGATGCGATGCGTCGGTGCTGCTGGCCGACACGGCCAACTTCACAGGGGAGCAGAGCTCGTTCCCCAACCGGGGCTCGCTCAGGGGCTTCGACGTCGTCGACAGCATCAAGGCGCAGGTCGAGGCCGTCTGCCCGCGGACCGTCTCCTGCGCCGAcatcctcgccgtcgccgcgcgCGACTCCGTCCTAACC TTAGGAGGGCCGCCGTACACGGTGCTGTTGGGGAGGAGGGACTCCACCACGGCCAGCCTCTCGCAGGCCAACAGCGACCTCCCTCCTCCGGGCTCCAGCCTCGACAGCCTCATCAGCGGCTTCGCCAGGAAGGGGCTCACCACCACGGACATGGTCGCGCTCTCAG GAGCTCACACGGTCGGGCAGGCGCAGTGCGCCAACTTCCGGAGCCGGCTCTACGGCGAGTCCAACCTCAACCAGTCCGACGCGGCGGCGCTCCGGGCCAACTGCCCGCAGTCAGGCGGCAACGGCAACCTTGCGCCCATGGACCTGGAGACGCCCAACACGTTCGACGGCGCCTTCTTCCGCGGCCTGCTCTCGCAGCGCGGGGTGCTGCACTCCGACCAGCAGCTCTTCAGCGGCGGCTCCACCGACGCGCTGGTCCAGAGCTACGCGTCCAACGCGGCGCAGTTCAGAAATGACTTCGCCGCGGCCATGGTGCGCATGGGCAGCGTCGGCGTGCTCACCGGCTCGCAGGGCCAGATCAGGCTCAGTTGCTCCAGCGTGAACTGA
- the LOC136496794 gene encoding putative tRNA pseudouridine synthase encodes MAAAAAASASWLLRRSISSAFLARRAGPSILRTTLCYSSSASACPKLTPSLPPPDTSDNDGGGGMRWESARKKRVVLRIGYVGTDYRGLQKQRELGVDSTIESVLESAIFKSGGILESNYGKLQKVGWERSSRTDKGVHSLATMISLKMEIPDRAWEDDPDGIALASIINSNLPDNVRVFSILPAQRSFDVRRECLYREYFYLLPAEVIGIKDGYSPEEMQEHLSEFNSILKGFEGNHPFHNYTARAKYRKVLAGRHRRVKGASSMLKSMSSEMGMAESSSEESTSSDHDEDLNISSIIDTGASEDNCVNDILKLSENRVQIQARWLHEPDESDRLNASHFRDIITCSCGELQTSSGIQFVELTLCGVSFMLHQIRKMVGTAVAVKRGLLPKDIIELSLAKFSRIVLPVAPSEVLILKDNSFCTKSKEGRIVRPGIQSMNKSAAIRKGVEEFYKAALLPEVAKFLGPSMPPWKEWLENLDRFAGIPDSQLDEVREAYRAWKADYDRVKMARKSASSV; translated from the exons atggccgccgccgccgctgcgtcGGCGTCGTGGCTTCTCCGTAGGTCTATATCCTCCGCATTCCTCGCCAGGCGCGCGGGCCCTAGCATCCTGCGTACAACCCTCTGCTATTCCTCCTCCGCATCCGCCTGCCCCAAGCTAACGCCGTCACTGCCTCCGCCGGACACATCCGACAATGATGGCGGCGGCGGGATGAGGTGGGAGTCTGCGCGCAAGAAGAGGGTGGTGCTCCGCATCGGCTACGTAGGCACGGATTACCGAG GGCTTCAAAAGCAGCGAGAGCTTGGCGTGGATTCGA CCATTGAGTCAGTCTTGGAATCTGCCATCTTCAAGTCAGGCGGAATTCTTGAGAGTAATTATGGAAAACTGCAAAAGGTTGGGTGGGAAAGGAGTAGCCGAACTGATAAAGGG GTACACTCATTGGCTACAATGATTTCCCTTAAAATGGAAATCCCTGATAGAGCATGGGAGGATGATCCTGATGGTATTGCTCTTGCCAGTATCATCAACTCAAATTTGCCGGACAATGTGAGGGTATTTAGTATCTTGCCTGCGCAAAG GAGTTTTGATGTAAGGAGGGAGTGCTTGTACCGTGAGTACTTCTATCTTCTTCCTGCTGAAGTTATTGGAATTAAAGATGGTTATAGCCCTGAAGAAATGCAAGAGCACTTGTCTGAGTTCAACAGCATACTGAAAGGTTTCGAG GGAAACCATCCATTTCATAATTACACAGCACGTGCCAAGTATAGGAAGGTCCTCGCGGGAAGACACCGAAGGGTGAAAGGAGCAAGCTCGATGTTGAAGTCCATGTCCTCCGAAATGGGTATGGCAGAAAGCTCTTCTGAAGAAAGCACTTCTTCAGATCATGATGAGGACTTGAATATTTCATCAATCATTGACACTGGTGcatcagaggacaattgtgtGAATGATATTCTGAAACTTTCTGAGAATCGGGTGCAGATTCAAGCTAGGTGGCTGCATGAACCTGATGAAAGTGATAGATTAAATGCTTCACATTTCAGAGATATCATTACCTGTTCCTGTGGAGAGTTGCAAACTTCATCAGGAATTCAATTTGTGGAATTGACCTTATGCGGGGTATCTTTTATGCTACATCAG ATCCGGAAAATGGTTGGAACTGCCGTGGCAGTGAAGCGTGGATTACTACCCAAAGACATCATAGAACTGTCTCTTGCAAAGTTTTCTAGAATCGTGCTACCAGTAGCCCCTTCAGAAGTTCTGATCCTTAAGGACAATAGTTTCTGCACGAAGAGCAAGGAAGGGAGAATCGTTCGCCCTGGGATCCAGTCAATGAACAAGTCAGCAGCAATCAGGAAGGGCGTTGAGGAATTCTACAAGGCGGCTCTTCTGCCAGAAGTAGCGAAATTCTTGGGCCCCTCTATGCCGCCATGGAAAGAATGGCTGGAGAACTTGGACAGGTTTGCTGGCATACCAGATTCACAGCTGGACGAAGTTAGGGAGGCCTACAGAGCATGGAAGGCTGATTATGACCGCGTGAAGATGGCTAGAAAGAGTGCTAGCAGTGTCTAA
- the LOC136496807 gene encoding transcription factor bHLH61-like, producing the protein MMSRERKKQAAALQEKLKILRSITHSHALSNTSIIMDASAYIKELKQKVVRLNQEIACAQDALTHQSSSYPMVTVETLGVQGSFLVNVFSDKSCPGLLVSVLEAFDELGLSVLQATASCADSFRLEAVGGENVADNVDEHVVKQAVLQAVRNCSESGSEQDEE; encoded by the exons ATGATGTCAAGGGAGCGCAAGAAGCAGGCGGctgctcttcaggagaaactgAAGATCCTCCGCTCCATCACTCATTCCCACGCT TTGAGCAACACATCAATAATCATGGACGCGTCGGCGTACATCAAGGAGCTGAAGCAGAAGGTGGTGAGGCTGAACCAGGAGATTGCCTGCGCGCAAGACGCGCTGACACACCAGTCGTCGTCCTATCCGATG GTGACCGTGGAAACCCTAGGAGTGCAGGGGTCGTTCCTCGTCAACGTGTTCTCCGACAAGAGCTGCCCGGGGCTGCTCGTCTCCGTCCTGGAAGCCTTCGACGAGCTCGGGCTCAGCGTCCTCCAGGCCACCGCCTCCTGCGCCGACTCCTTCCGCCTCGAGGCTGTGGGCGGAGAG AACGTGGCGGACAACGTGGACGAGCACGTCGTGAAGCAGGCCGTCCTGCAGGCCGTCAGGAACTGCTCCGAGAGCGGCAGCGAGCAGGACGAGGAGTAG